In the Hippoglossus stenolepis isolate QCI-W04-F060 chromosome 14, HSTE1.2, whole genome shotgun sequence genome, one interval contains:
- the LOC118121275 gene encoding atrial natriuretic peptide receptor 2-like: MKNTINAALNLQGVNGWHDLDNTEYDCWPINSPNDYNMINCGGLEMAWVQRPPEKVTNGEEFNVSYTVTASDSFYQYAVRNKIFQFSDASEAKRFCHEHDCPANWNNANEMNCCVYHANIHSCPLGLMKQGGICGPWIPDDGKIVTHTVSQAGKMSQKYWTSKVVLIHVGVTSVIAHIKIGQMHAALESKVLVVSAQVCGDDVCELEETCLNCPADCGICPMSIAIKIAIGLPVALFSSGFILTMVWLQYQKQKMFWDESWIINYKNIIFGRVCWIGNGSTTSLQHVKSYSTISQTTDVTVCTGVSNSFKQGIIQLGIYDGRTVAVKNLQKKHFTLSKTIRREVKEVRQLDHPNLCKFIGGSIEVPYVCIITEHCPKGSMSDVLLNDDIPINWGFRLSFATDIARGMSYLHQHKVFHGRLHSRNCIIDDRWVCKISDYGLTAYRKEDFEAGFNCGDINRIYCAPEVLLGSSSSITPAADIYSYSMILVEIATRSDLISEQTEGIKMDIMWRPPLPELKSGKADTDCPSQGNYCELIKRCWSQNITLRPTFEHVRKMLDKMNPHKVSPVDMMMNLMEKYSKHLEAIVAERTQDLLQEKQRTDQLLYSMLPKPVADDLRQGRTAEAQTFSNATVYFSDIVGFTQLSGSSTPYQVVDFLNQLYTTFDDIIDNYDVYKVETIGDAYMVVSGVPQENGINHAGEIASMALDLVSVCHNFKIPHKPNTQLKIRAGIHSGPVVAGVVGTKMPRYCLFGDTVNTASRMESTSEALKIQVSGATADLLHTLKGYVLTCRGTLDVKGKGEMTTWWLESKRNDYSDPLRRTSESRGIPVPVSD, encoded by the exons atgaaaaatacaataaatgctGCTCTGAACCTGCAGGGAGTAAATGGCTGGCACGACCTGGACAACACAGAGTACGACTGCTGGCCGATCAACAGTCCAAATGATTACAACATGATTAACTGTGGTG GTCTGGAGATGGCCTGGGTGCAGCGTCCACCGGAGAAGGTAACCAATGGGGAGGAGTTCAACGTCTCATACACAGTGACGGCCTCAGATTCCTTCTACCAATACGCAGTCAGGAACAAGATCTTCCAGTTTAG TGATGCGTCAGAGGCAAAGAGGTTCTGTCATGAACACGACTGCCCGGCAAACTGGAACAACGCCAACGAAATGAACTGCTGCGTGTATCACGCCAACATCCACTCCTGCCCTCTGGGCCTCATG AAACAAGGTGGAATCTGTGGCCCGTGGATCCCTGACGATGGCAAAATAGTGACTCACACTGTATCCCAAGCAGGAAAGATGTCCCAGAAATACTGGACTTCAAAA gTGGTGCTGATCCATGTGGGAGTCACCTCAGTCATTGCTCATATAAAAATAGGACAGATGCACGCAGCGCTGGAGTCCAAAGTGCTTGTAGTCAGTGCCCAAG TTTGTGGGGATGACGTCTGCGAGCTGGAGGAAACCTGTCTGAACTGTCCTGCAGACTGCGGCATCTGCCCCATGTCCATCGCAATCAAAATAGCCATCGGGCTCCCGGTCGCCCTCTTCAGCAGCGGCTTCATCCTGACCATGGTG TGGCTTCAGTACCAGAAACAAAAGATGTTTTGGGATGAAAGCTGGATCATCAACTACAAAAACATCATATTCG GTAGAGTGTGCTGGATAGGCAACGGCAGCACCACCAGCCTGCAGCACGTCAAGAGTTACTCCACCATCAGTCAAACTACTGACGTGACCGTGTGCACCGGAGTCAGTAACTCCTTCAAACAAGGCATCATCCAGCTAGGCATATA CGATGGGAGGACGGTGGCGGTGAAAAACCTCCAGAAGAAACACTTCACCCTGTCGAAAACCATCAGGAGGGAGGTGAAAGAGGTCAG ACAACTGGACCACCCCAATCTGTGCAAGTTCATCGGTGGTTCCATCGAGGTTCCTTATGTGTGCATCATCACGGAGCACTGCCCCAAAGGAAGCATGTCTGACGTCCTGCTGAATGACGACATCCCCATCAACTGGGGCTTCAG GCTGTCGTTTGCCACCGATATCGCCCGCGGGATGTCTTACCTCCACCAGCACAAGGTGTTTCACGGGAGACTTCACTCCAGAAACTGCATCATTGATGATCGCTGGGTGTGCAAAATCTCAG atTATGGGCTCACAGCATACAGAAAGGAGGACTTTGAGGCCGGCTTCAACTGTGGGGATATAAACCGTATCTACTGCGCTCCAGAGGTCCTGCTGGGCAGCAGCTCCAGTATAACACCAGCAGCAGACATCTATAG CTACTCCATGATTCTGGTGGAGATTGCGACTCGCTCTGACCTCATTTCA GAGCAGACTGAGGGCATTAAGATGGATATCATGTGGCGCCCCCCTCTGCCTGAACTCAAATCAGGAAAGGCAGATACTGACTGTCCCAGTCAAGGAAATTACTGTGAg CTTATAAAGAGGTGCTGGTCTCAAAACATCACCCTGAGGCCCACATTCGAGCATGTGAGGAAGATGCTGGACAAGATGAACCCACACAAAGTCAGCCCAGTGGACATGATGATGAACCTG ATGGAGAAGTACAGCAAACATCTGGAGGCCATAGTGGCAGAGAGGACACAGGACCTTCTTCAAGAGAAGCAGAGGACGGATCAATTGTTATACA GTATGTTACCAAAACCGGTTGCTGATGACCTCCGTCAAGGTCGGACAGCAGAGGCTCAGACCTTCTCCAACGCCACTGTCTACTTCAG CGACATTGTTGGATTCACCCAGCTGTCTGGTTCCAGCACTCCCTACCAGGTCGTGGACTTCCTCAACCAGCTCTACACCACCTTCGACGACATTATTGACAATTACGATGTTTACAAAGTGGAGACAATAGGCGATGCTT ACATGGTGGTGTCTGGGGTCCCCCAAGAAAATGGCATCAATCATGCTGGGGAGATTGCCAGCATGGCCTTGGATCTTGTCAGCGTCTGCCACAACTTCAAGATTCCCCACAAGCCCAACACGCAGCTAAAGATCCGTGCCGGCATCCACTCAG GACCTGTGGTGGCCGGAGTGGTCGGCACCAAAATGCCACGCTACTGCCTCTTCGGGGACACTGTCAACACGGCATCACGCATGGAATCAACTAGTGAAG CTCTGAAGATCCAGGTGAGTGGTGCCACAGCTGACCTGCTTCACACGCTCAAAGGTTACGTTCTCACCTGCAGAGGAACACTTGACGTGAAG GGCAAGGGGGAGATGACAACATGGTGGCTCGAATCAAAGAGAAACGACTACTCAGACCCGCTGCGCAGAACATCTGAGTCCAGAGGCATCCCAGTACCAGTTAGTGACTAA
- the lpar3 gene encoding lysophosphatidic acid receptor 3: MAGQNQSCHYNESMGFFYNNSGDKDEWATTKLVLVQVVGSLFCCFILFSNAMVIAAVITNKRFHYPFYYLLANLAASDFLAGIAYVYLMFNTGEVSHTLTVKEYFIRQGLLDVSLSASLSNLLVIALERYISVMNFKVHSNLTKRRVTLLIVLVWGISIFMGAVPSLGWNCICNLSDCSQLAPIFSRSYLIFWSVSNLVVFLVMVAIYMRIYGYVKKKTSVLTPHTSGSINRRRTPIKLIKTVMVVLGAFVICWTPGLVVLLLDGLHCKSCQVMKLKRWLLLLAVLNSVMNPCIYSYKDEEMWATFKNLMRCIGNGTRRQRSTKANARPLSSGQDTGNSQPPSEEVKNEDQGILKT; the protein is encoded by the exons ATGGCCGGGCAGAACCAAAGCTGTCATTACAATGAGTCCATGGGCTTCTTCTACAATAACAGCGGCGATAAAGATGAATGGGCCACGACGAAGTTGGTTCTGGTGCAGGTGGTGGGCTCGCTCTTCTGctgtttcatcctgttttcCAACGCCATGGTCATAGCTGCTGTTATCACCAACAAGAGGTTCCACTACCCGTTCTACTATCTCCTCGCCAACCTCGCCGCCTCAGACTTCCTGGCAGGCATCGCGTACGTGTACCTCATGTTCAACACCGGGGAGGTGTCGCATACACTGACAGTCAAAGAATACTTTATCCGCCAGGGTCTGCTGGATGTCAGCCTCTCGGCCTCGCTGTCTAACCTGCTGGTTATAGCTCTGGAGCGCTACATCTCCGTCATGAACTTTAAGGTCCACAGCAACCTGACGAAGAGGAGGGTGACCCTGCTCATCGTGCTCGTGTGGGGCATCTCTATCTTCATGGGGGCCGTGCCGAGTCTGGGCTGGAACTGCATCTGCAACCTGAGCGACTGCTCACAGCTGGCGCCGATCTTCAGCCGGAGCTACCTGATCTTCTGGTCCGTGTCCAACCTGGTGGTGTTCCTCGTCATGGTGGCCATCTACATGAGGATCTACGGCTACGTCAAGAAGAAGACATCGGTGCTCACGCCGCACACTAGCGGCTCCATCAACCGCAGGAGGACGCCGATAAAGCTAATCAAGACGGTTATGGTCGTGCTTG GGGCCTTTGTGATTTGCTGGACCCCCGGCCTGGTTGTCCTGCTGCTTGACGGCCTCCACTGCAAGAGCTGTCAAGTCATGAAACTGAAacgctggctgctgctgctggccgtACTCAACTCCGTCATGAACCCCTGCATCTACTCCTACAAGGACGAGGAAATGTGGGCGACCTTCAAGAACCTCATGCGCTGCATCGGAAACGGGACCCGGCGGCAGCGCTCGACGAAGGCCAACGCCAGGCCGCTCAGCTCCGGTCAGGACACGGGCAACAGTCAGCCACCgtcagaggaggtgaagaatgAGGATCAGGGAATACTCAAGACCTGA